A genomic segment from Saprospiraceae bacterium encodes:
- a CDS encoding low molecular weight protein-tyrosine-phosphatase: MKVLMVCLGNICRSPLAEGILQSKINEKGLNWQVESAGTGAWHIGEHPDPRAIKIGKKFGIDISQQRGRQLRAHDLDRFDLLFAMDQSNYRNILQLAVSPKQEEKIHLILNMVNPGLNNSVPDPYWNDNGFEEVFQMLDIACEKIIQHWTSED; the protein is encoded by the coding sequence ATGAAGGTATTAATGGTGTGTTTAGGTAATATTTGTCGGTCTCCTTTGGCAGAAGGTATTTTACAATCTAAAATTAATGAAAAAGGCCTGAACTGGCAAGTGGAGTCGGCTGGAACAGGTGCTTGGCATATAGGAGAACACCCCGATCCTCGGGCCATAAAAATCGGCAAAAAATTTGGTATTGATATCAGCCAGCAACGTGGAAGACAACTCCGAGCACATGATCTTGACCGATTCGATCTCCTCTTCGCCATGGATCAATCCAATTACCGCAACATCCTTCAACTCGCCGTATCGCCTAAACAGGAAGAAAAAATTCACCTCATCTTGAATATGGTCAACCCCGGACTAAACAATAGTGTACCCGATCCTTATTGGAATGACAATGGTTTTGAAGAGGTCTTTCAAATGTTGGATATCGCTTGCGAAAAGATCATTCAGCACTGGACTTCAGAGGATTAA
- a CDS encoding TetR/AcrR family transcriptional regulator: MEKTKKQIILEAAATLFRDKGYSATSMRDLAETVQLKASSLYNHISGKEEILNTICFQNAQRFHEALHNVEVEPISNKEKVEKMVKFHIIMATEEITSITSFNDEWRHLTEPDLSKFKTMRKDYENRFKAIIIAGIKEGTFKNIDPGIILHTILSSVRWIYDWYRIGRAITPDELAKAITSLVLSGINK, encoded by the coding sequence TTGGAAAAGACTAAAAAGCAAATCATATTAGAGGCTGCCGCTACTTTATTTAGAGATAAAGGATATAGCGCCACATCTATGCGCGATCTGGCGGAAACTGTTCAACTCAAAGCATCCAGCCTTTACAATCACATCAGCGGCAAGGAAGAAATTTTAAATACCATCTGCTTCCAAAATGCCCAACGTTTTCATGAGGCATTACATAACGTTGAAGTTGAACCCATTTCCAATAAAGAAAAAGTGGAAAAAATGGTGAAATTCCACATCATTATGGCCACAGAGGAGATCACTTCTATTACCTCTTTTAATGATGAATGGCGTCACTTGACAGAACCTGATCTTTCCAAGTTTAAAACGATGAGAAAGGACTATGAAAACCGTTTTAAGGCCATCATCATCGCTGGTATTAAAGAGGGAACTTTCAAAAATATAGATCCCGGTATTATACTACATACCATCCTGTCGTCTGTCCGCTGGATCTATGATTGGTACAGAATAGGTCGAGCCATTACGCCTGATGAATTGGCAAAGGCGATTACCTCACTCGTCTTGTCTGGGATCAATAAGTAA
- a CDS encoding DNA-3-methyladenine glycosylase I — translation MATPNTDGLLLAADGLQRCWWYGGLPDYMQYHDEEWGHPVTDDIRLFEKICLEGFQSGLSWLTILRKRDNFRTAFDGFDFEKVARFTAQDVERLLQDAGIIRHRKKIESTINNAQKACELVEQEGSLARYFWQFEPPPAQRPRTFDYATLKQLGQTPTSQAISKDLKKRGWSFVGPTTAYAFMQAMGLVNDHLEGCHCREVVEQKRRALDRNF, via the coding sequence ATGGCAACACCAAATACAGATGGGTTATTATTGGCAGCAGATGGCCTACAGCGCTGCTGGTGGTACGGTGGTCTTCCAGATTATATGCAGTACCACGATGAGGAATGGGGCCATCCTGTAACGGACGATATACGCCTATTCGAAAAAATTTGTCTGGAAGGTTTCCAATCGGGATTGAGCTGGCTGACTATTTTGCGGAAAAGGGACAATTTTCGCACGGCATTTGATGGTTTTGATTTTGAAAAAGTGGCTCGATTTACCGCTCAGGATGTAGAGCGTCTGCTACAAGATGCGGGGATTATCCGCCATCGAAAGAAAATTGAATCTACGATCAATAATGCCCAAAAGGCCTGTGAACTAGTGGAACAGGAAGGCTCTCTGGCGCGTTATTTTTGGCAATTCGAACCCCCTCCAGCCCAGCGACCAAGGACCTTCGACTATGCCACGTTGAAGCAATTGGGGCAAACCCCTACCTCACAAGCTATTAGTAAGGACCTTAAAAAGAGGGGCTGGAGCTTTGTTGGGCCGACGACAGCTTATGCCTTTATGCAGGCCATGGGTTTGGTAAATGATCACCTGGAGGGCTGTCATTGCCGGGAGGTGGTGGAGCAAAAAAGGCGGGCCTTGGATCGGAATTTTTAG
- a CDS encoding 2-oxoglutarate dehydrogenase E1 component codes for MSDFSVISNAHPSFIEAMYEQYQKEPQSVEATWRAFFQGFEFSQNGNGVESHTAANTKEFRVLSLIKAYRNRGHLLSTTNPIRPRRDRHPNLTLEDFGLVEEDMDQVFVSGEECGLKNATLRQIIAHLKTVYCGSIGFEYHHIEDREKRRWIREKIESHHPDRAFDLTPEKKRRILEKLNGAQVFEQFLHTKYIGQKRFSLEGGETTIAALDGIINKASEDQVEEIIIGMAHRGRLNVLANIMGKTYQQIFNEFEGTAVPDLSFGDGDVKYHLGFSSQVLTTAGKTVHLKLSPNPSHLEAVNTVVQGFARAKADILYESNYDRILPILIHGDAALAGQGIAYEAVQMSKLKGYYTGGTLHFIINNQIGFTTDFDDARSSTYCTGVANVIQAPVFHVNGDDPEAVLFASELAVAYRQAFNNDVFIDMVCYRKHGHNEGDDPQFTQPGMYKIISEHPTPREVYIKKLQERDGMSRALADEMEKAFWDHLQERLNEIKQQALPYEYQEPELAWRKLKKTKNPEDFKYSPKTGISKDRIEHILQHLMALPKDLKPLSKVHRLLKSTQKLLDDNKLDWALGELLAYGAILMDGKDVRMSGQDVKRGTFSHRHAILRDVNTDEEYNRLSGLSADQGQFRIFNSLLSEFGVMGFEYGYAMANPETLVLWEGQFGDFYNGAQTIVDQFISAAESKWQRMNGLVLLLPHGYEGQGPEHSSGRIERFLQACAEFNMTVANVTTPANFFHLLQRQLARPFRKPLIVMTPKSLLRHPEVISDISAFETGTAFQEVYDDPLVGPKSGKKIKKLLLCTGKIYYDLLDKKRTDKREDIAIVRLEQLYPLPDVQLQAIFERYPNAVPFWVQEEPSNMGAWQYIYSMLVSTQVGLNADLSLISRKSSASPATGYKKVHDQQQAEIVNQAFS; via the coding sequence ATGAGTGATTTTTCAGTAATAAGTAATGCTCACCCTTCTTTCATTGAAGCGATGTATGAGCAATATCAAAAAGAACCGCAAAGTGTAGAAGCGACTTGGCGTGCTTTTTTTCAAGGATTTGAGTTTTCACAAAACGGCAATGGTGTGGAAAGTCATACTGCTGCCAATACGAAAGAATTTCGTGTATTATCGCTGATAAAGGCTTACCGTAACCGCGGCCATTTATTGTCTACCACCAATCCTATTCGCCCAAGACGAGATCGGCATCCCAATCTCACCCTCGAAGATTTTGGCCTGGTGGAGGAAGATATGGATCAAGTATTTGTATCCGGAGAAGAATGTGGTTTAAAAAATGCTACACTTCGACAAATCATCGCGCACCTGAAAACGGTGTATTGTGGCTCTATCGGATTTGAGTACCACCATATTGAAGATCGGGAAAAGAGAAGGTGGATACGAGAAAAAATAGAGTCACATCACCCTGACCGCGCCTTTGATCTCACCCCGGAGAAAAAACGCCGCATTTTGGAAAAGCTCAATGGTGCCCAGGTATTCGAGCAGTTTCTGCATACCAAATACATTGGCCAGAAGCGTTTTTCGCTGGAAGGTGGCGAAACGACGATTGCTGCCTTGGATGGCATTATTAATAAGGCGTCAGAAGATCAGGTGGAGGAAATTATCATTGGGATGGCGCACCGAGGCCGACTCAATGTATTGGCCAATATTATGGGTAAAACCTACCAGCAGATTTTCAATGAATTCGAGGGAACAGCGGTGCCGGACCTTAGCTTTGGAGATGGGGATGTGAAATACCACTTGGGTTTTTCCAGCCAGGTGCTGACCACTGCGGGTAAAACCGTCCATTTGAAACTGAGCCCCAACCCTTCCCACTTAGAAGCCGTCAATACGGTTGTACAGGGTTTTGCCAGAGCCAAAGCCGATATCCTGTACGAAAGCAATTACGATCGGATATTGCCCATTCTCATTCACGGGGATGCCGCCTTGGCGGGGCAAGGGATAGCCTATGAGGCCGTTCAAATGAGCAAACTTAAGGGCTATTACACAGGTGGTACTTTACATTTTATCATCAATAACCAAATCGGCTTTACCACTGACTTTGATGATGCCCGCTCCTCTACCTATTGCACTGGGGTGGCCAATGTGATCCAGGCCCCGGTGTTTCACGTCAATGGTGACGACCCTGAAGCCGTCTTATTTGCCTCCGAGCTAGCCGTTGCCTACCGGCAAGCATTCAACAATGATGTGTTTATCGATATGGTTTGTTATCGAAAACATGGACACAATGAAGGTGATGATCCGCAGTTCACCCAACCTGGCATGTACAAAATCATTTCCGAGCACCCTACGCCAAGGGAAGTTTATATTAAAAAGCTTCAGGAAAGGGATGGCATGAGCAGGGCACTGGCCGATGAAATGGAAAAGGCTTTTTGGGACCACCTGCAAGAACGCCTCAATGAAATCAAGCAACAAGCCCTACCTTATGAATACCAAGAACCAGAACTAGCCTGGCGAAAACTCAAGAAGACCAAAAATCCAGAAGATTTTAAATATTCTCCTAAGACAGGTATTTCAAAAGACCGCATTGAGCATATTCTCCAGCACCTGATGGCCTTGCCAAAGGATTTAAAGCCTTTATCTAAAGTACATCGCTTGCTGAAGAGTACCCAAAAACTCTTGGACGACAATAAATTGGACTGGGCATTAGGTGAGTTATTGGCCTATGGGGCTATTTTGATGGATGGCAAGGATGTGCGAATGAGTGGTCAGGATGTAAAAAGAGGAACCTTTTCTCACCGGCATGCTATTCTAAGGGATGTCAACACTGATGAGGAATATAATCGCCTGTCAGGTTTGTCTGCCGACCAAGGCCAATTTAGGATATTCAACTCTCTCCTTTCGGAGTTTGGGGTAATGGGTTTTGAGTATGGTTATGCTATGGCGAACCCCGAGACCTTAGTGCTTTGGGAGGGTCAATTTGGCGACTTTTACAATGGCGCACAAACCATCGTCGACCAATTTATTTCGGCGGCGGAATCCAAATGGCAACGAATGAATGGCTTGGTGCTATTGCTGCCTCATGGCTATGAGGGCCAGGGCCCTGAACATTCGAGTGGAAGGATTGAACGTTTTTTACAAGCTTGTGCAGAATTTAACATGACGGTAGCGAATGTCACCACGCCTGCTAACTTTTTTCATTTGCTACAGCGCCAATTAGCGCGTCCTTTCAGGAAGCCATTGATTGTCATGACCCCCAAATCGTTGCTTCGTCATCCGGAAGTTATCTCTGATATTTCAGCATTTGAAACAGGTACTGCTTTTCAGGAAGTATACGATGATCCATTGGTAGGACCCAAAAGTGGCAAGAAAATAAAAAAACTATTGCTTTGTACAGGCAAGATTTATTACGATTTATTGGATAAAAAGCGGACGGATAAGCGAGAGGATATCGCCATTGTCAGATTAGAGCAACTCTACCCTTTGCCCGATGTACAGTTGCAAGCTATTTTTGAGCGCTATCCTAATGCAGTTCCTTTTTGGGTGCAGGAAGAGCCATCTAATATGGGCGCTTGGCAATACATTTATTCTATGCTTGTTTCTACACAAGTAGGTTTGAATGCCGACCTAAGTCTGATTTCTCGAAAATCTAGCGCATCACCAGCGACGGGATATAAAAAGGTACACGATCAACAACAGGCAGAAATCGTTAACCAAGCTTTTTCTTAA
- the mtnA gene encoding S-methyl-5-thioribose-1-phosphate isomerase, producing the protein MKIKDQYYHTIWLDEKAEGIVKIIDQRSLPHELVIENLSTLEDSAVAIRDMHVRGAPLIGVTAAYGVYLSIYQAPPDTNWATYIPQAIQALQQTRPTAVDLFNVLQRVEKALLLHQDKALLLATAKKIAAAVAEESIDHCRQIGLHGLKLIEDIYQQKGQQPVHILTHCNAGWLACIDYGTATAPIYAAHDKGIPLHVWVDETRPRNQGARITAFELKEHGVPHTVIVDNLGGHLMQHQMVDLVIVGTDRTTRQGDVANKIGTYLKALAAKDNQVPFYVALPSSTIDWSLTDGIQEIPIEERSGEEVKYIQGLTDGQLQQVLLTPAESPALNYGFDVTPARLVTGLITERGICAASEEGLLALFPEGER; encoded by the coding sequence ATGAAGATCAAAGACCAATATTATCATACGATTTGGTTAGATGAGAAAGCGGAAGGTATCGTAAAAATCATTGACCAAAGAAGCCTGCCTCATGAATTGGTCATTGAAAACCTTAGCACCTTGGAAGACAGCGCTGTCGCGATTCGCGATATGCACGTTCGGGGGGCGCCATTGATTGGGGTAACGGCGGCTTATGGGGTGTACCTTAGTATTTATCAGGCACCTCCGGATACCAACTGGGCGACTTATATTCCTCAAGCCATTCAGGCCCTGCAACAAACACGCCCGACGGCTGTCGATTTGTTTAATGTACTACAACGGGTGGAAAAGGCGCTCCTGCTGCACCAAGATAAAGCGCTCCTATTAGCAACGGCCAAAAAAATAGCAGCAGCGGTGGCCGAAGAAAGCATCGATCATTGTCGCCAAATAGGGCTCCACGGCTTGAAGCTGATTGAGGATATCTACCAACAAAAGGGCCAACAACCCGTCCACATTCTAACCCATTGCAATGCTGGCTGGCTGGCTTGCATTGATTACGGGACGGCAACGGCGCCTATCTATGCCGCCCATGACAAAGGCATACCCCTGCACGTCTGGGTAGATGAAACCCGCCCACGCAACCAGGGAGCCAGAATTACGGCCTTTGAACTCAAAGAACATGGTGTGCCCCACACGGTCATCGTCGATAACCTCGGCGGCCATCTCATGCAACACCAAATGGTAGACCTGGTGATCGTCGGAACCGACCGGACCACGCGCCAGGGGGATGTCGCCAATAAAATCGGCACCTACTTGAAGGCCCTGGCCGCCAAGGACAACCAGGTGCCTTTTTATGTGGCTCTCCCCTCCTCTACTATCGACTGGTCGCTGACAGATGGCATTCAGGAGATACCGATAGAGGAACGCAGCGGCGAAGAAGTAAAATATATTCAAGGGTTAACCGATGGGCAGTTGCAGCAGGTCTTGTTGACGCCAGCGGAAAGTCCGGCGCTCAATTATGGCTTTGATGTCACCCCCGCCCGATTAGTTACCGGCCTGATTACAGAGCGAGGGATTTGTGCGGCCTCAGAGGAGGGCTTATTGGCTTTGTTTCCGGAAGGGGAGCGCTAG
- the rpsT gene encoding 30S ribosomal protein S20, whose product MAHHKSAKKRIRQDAKKRLDNRYYKKTTRTAIKKLREMSEKSEAASFLPKVLSMIDRLAKRNTWHKNKASNLKSKLTTHVNGL is encoded by the coding sequence ATGGCACACCATAAATCAGCAAAAAAAAGAATTCGTCAGGATGCTAAAAAGCGTCTAGATAATCGTTACTACAAAAAAACTACTCGAACAGCTATTAAAAAGCTTCGGGAAATGTCAGAGAAAAGTGAAGCAGCCTCTTTCTTGCCTAAAGTTTTAAGCATGATCGATCGCTTGGCTAAACGCAATACCTGGCACAAAAATAAGGCCTCTAACCTTAAGAGCAAATTGACCACACACGTCAACGGTCTTTAG
- a CDS encoding potassium transporter TrkG — MINIQPIIRVIGVLLLILGGLMFFCIPFSFYFDAGDEGPLFWSGLIGVVIALPILRFVKSNGSIKKREGYLIVALGWLTMVTYGMLPFLFSGVIPTITDALFETVSGMTTTGASILEDIESTPEGILFWRSLTQWIGGMGIIVLTVAIFPLLGIGGIELFVAEAPGPTSDKLHPRIQETAKRLWFLYVALTGLLIGILYVLGMSFYDAFNHALTTMATGGFSTKNTSMAYFNVPAIQYVIVIFMFLAGTNYTVIYFAFKGEFKKIWQSDEFRAYLFMVIGLGVLVTIGVHSVTNQSFEQSFRDSIFQIVSILTTTGFVSADYTSWSDGLTMTFFILLFIGACAGSTSGGIKVIRHLVLFKNSYLEFKRILHPRAIVPLKLNGQRVRGKIITHIIIFLLIYLILFVIGSIILTILGLDFMTAIGAVATCLGNVGPGIGAVGPVDNFAHLSDPIKLFLSFYMLLGRLELFTILVLFTPFFWKTA, encoded by the coding sequence ATGATAAATATTCAACCCATCATAAGAGTCATAGGTGTATTACTTCTGATCTTAGGTGGATTAATGTTTTTTTGTATTCCTTTTTCTTTTTACTTCGATGCAGGTGATGAAGGTCCTTTGTTCTGGTCTGGATTAATAGGTGTCGTTATTGCGCTGCCGATCCTCCGGTTTGTCAAAAGCAACGGCAGCATAAAAAAAAGAGAGGGTTATCTGATTGTTGCACTCGGTTGGCTCACTATGGTCACCTATGGTATGCTCCCTTTTTTGTTCAGTGGGGTTATTCCCACTATAACAGATGCCTTATTTGAGACCGTATCAGGGATGACGACAACTGGTGCCAGCATTTTGGAAGACATAGAAAGCACCCCTGAGGGCATTTTATTTTGGAGAAGCCTAACCCAGTGGATTGGAGGAATGGGAATCATTGTATTAACGGTCGCCATTTTCCCGCTTCTGGGCATTGGTGGCATAGAACTGTTTGTGGCCGAAGCACCTGGCCCTACCTCTGATAAGCTGCACCCTCGCATTCAGGAAACGGCCAAGCGCTTGTGGTTTCTTTATGTCGCCCTTACCGGCCTTTTGATAGGGATCCTTTATGTTCTAGGCATGAGCTTTTATGATGCCTTTAACCACGCCCTTACAACTATGGCAACGGGCGGTTTCTCGACCAAAAACACCAGCATGGCTTATTTTAATGTGCCAGCCATTCAGTATGTCATCGTTATTTTTATGTTTTTGGCAGGAACAAATTATACCGTCATCTATTTTGCTTTTAAAGGAGAATTTAAAAAAATATGGCAAAGCGATGAGTTTCGGGCTTATCTTTTTATGGTTATAGGGTTGGGCGTACTGGTCACTATTGGCGTACACAGTGTAACGAATCAATCTTTTGAACAATCCTTTCGAGATAGCATCTTTCAAATTGTTTCCATCCTTACCACCACCGGTTTTGTATCAGCCGATTATACGAGCTGGTCAGATGGTTTAACCATGACTTTTTTTATTTTATTGTTTATTGGAGCTTGTGCCGGGTCAACCAGTGGTGGCATAAAAGTGATTCGTCACCTGGTGCTTTTCAAAAATTCTTATCTTGAATTCAAGCGTATTCTCCATCCCAGAGCCATTGTTCCACTCAAATTGAATGGTCAGCGGGTTAGAGGAAAAATCATAACACACATCATTATTTTCTTACTGATTTACCTCATTCTTTTTGTAATAGGGTCAATTATCTTAACCATTTTGGGGCTTGATTTCATGACTGCTATTGGTGCAGTAGCGACTTGTTTAGGGAATGTAGGGCCCGGAATAGGCGCCGTTGGGCCTGTTGACAATTTTGCCCATTTGAGTGACCCTATCAAGCTTTTCCTGTCTTTTTATATGCTACTGGGACGTTTGGAATTGTTTACTATTCTAGTCTTGTTTACCCCTTTTTTCTGGAAAACGGCTTAG
- the trkA gene encoding Trk system potassium transporter TrkA, translated as MKIVIAGAGDVGSHLAELLSFEHQDIVLIDTNQEILDIAATHIDVLTIGGDASSINTLGKAEVHKANLFLALTTSEKTNLIAAILAKKMGAKKVIARVQNAEYLGEAQRAVFQELGIDTLISPQQLAAKEISRLVKQCSFTDHFEFEEGKIHLVGITLDDYSPLANKRVIDIHGLQSGIMLRPIAILRGHQTLIPRPETIFHRNDHIYFITRKENIDAVINLVGKKKVTIKNIMILGGSSLAKSTAKILEKEYNVTLIDRDKERCKILAEELDNSLIINGDPSNFDMLEEEGLSNMDAFIALSGNSEANIIASLTAKNHGVYKTIAQVENKEYIHISQNIGVDTLINKKLITANNIFRFVRKGHIEAITSLAGVDAEVIEYVIHRNNQLTRKPLKDLHFPTTAIVGGVIRGEESLIPNGDFQFQVDDKVIVFALPEAIGKLEKLFR; from the coding sequence ATGAAAATTGTCATAGCAGGTGCAGGGGATGTAGGCTCTCATCTTGCGGAATTGTTAAGTTTTGAGCATCAAGATATTGTTCTAATTGATACCAACCAGGAAATTCTTGATATAGCCGCTACGCATATTGATGTCTTAACGATAGGAGGGGATGCCTCCTCTATCAATACCCTCGGAAAAGCGGAAGTCCACAAAGCCAACTTGTTTTTAGCACTAACAACTTCAGAAAAGACGAACTTGATTGCTGCTATTTTAGCCAAAAAGATGGGGGCTAAAAAAGTAATTGCAAGGGTGCAAAATGCGGAGTATTTAGGTGAAGCACAACGCGCCGTGTTTCAGGAGCTAGGAATTGACACCCTGATTTCCCCTCAGCAGCTGGCAGCCAAAGAAATTTCTCGTCTTGTCAAGCAATGTTCTTTTACAGACCACTTTGAGTTTGAAGAGGGAAAAATCCACCTTGTAGGGATTACTTTAGATGATTATTCCCCTCTTGCCAATAAACGAGTGATAGATATTCATGGTTTGCAATCGGGCATAATGCTCCGCCCCATTGCTATCTTACGAGGCCATCAAACCCTGATACCACGCCCTGAAACCATTTTTCATCGCAACGACCATATCTACTTTATTACCCGAAAAGAAAACATCGATGCAGTCATCAATTTAGTAGGCAAAAAAAAGGTGACGATCAAAAACATTATGATTCTGGGAGGAAGTTCTCTGGCGAAGTCAACCGCCAAAATCCTCGAAAAAGAATACAATGTAACCCTCATCGATCGTGATAAAGAGCGATGTAAGATACTGGCAGAAGAACTTGATAACTCGCTCATTATCAATGGTGACCCCAGCAACTTTGATATGTTGGAGGAAGAAGGGCTGAGTAATATGGATGCCTTTATCGCTTTATCCGGCAATTCGGAAGCCAATATCATTGCAAGCCTAACGGCCAAAAACCACGGCGTTTACAAAACCATTGCGCAGGTGGAAAACAAGGAATACATCCATATCTCCCAAAATATCGGTGTTGATACCCTCATCAACAAAAAACTAATTACAGCCAACAACATTTTCCGCTTTGTCAGAAAAGGACATATTGAGGCCATTACCAGTTTGGCTGGAGTAGATGCGGAAGTGATAGAATATGTTATTCATCGAAATAATCAACTGACCAGAAAGCCTTTAAAAGACCTTCATTTCCCCACGACAGCTATTGTAGGTGGGGTCATTCGGGGAGAGGAAAGTTTAATCCCCAATGGAGATTTCCAATTTCAGGTTGATGATAAAGTGATCGTTTTCGCGTTGCCCGAAGCCATTGGCAAATTGGAAAAGCTTTTCCGTTAA
- a CDS encoding amidohydrolase family protein encodes MKILKINNLFLLLALCFTSLHAQETDQSNGYAFTNVNVLPMTGGDLLPNQTVIIKNGKIQKMGPATKVKAPKNVEVIDGEGLFLMPGLTEMHAHIPTPSDGDDTRVKEVLFLYLSQGVTTIRGMLGDPYHLGLRKQAADGTVLSPRIFTSSPSINGNSVQTIEEARSKVTQYKTDGYDFLKIHPGLTLEVFNAVAATADKVGIPFSGHVPIQVGIERAINAGYASIDHLDGLVEGLVPATAGVKPEENGFFGYNFTEVADVNQLSKLITLAKAKGVWFVPTQTLMTRWFAPTKPEVIGNELEMKYMPAATLYQWRINKNRMLEDANYNVERWEAFVILREKILRNLHKSGVGLLLGSDAPQVYNVPGFSLHHELRDMAKAGIPNLAILESGTVNPARFFGKTGEFGTIEKGAAADFILLEANPIVDVANAQKQVGVMVAGKWLPKAEIDKRLAEIAQRNAQ; translated from the coding sequence ATGAAAATACTGAAAATCAATAATTTATTCCTTCTGCTGGCCTTGTGTTTTACCTCGCTCCATGCGCAGGAAACAGACCAGTCAAATGGTTATGCCTTCACCAATGTCAATGTTCTGCCAATGACGGGAGGTGATTTGCTACCCAATCAAACAGTCATAATCAAAAATGGTAAAATCCAGAAAATGGGGCCGGCAACCAAAGTGAAAGCACCCAAAAATGTGGAGGTGATAGATGGAGAAGGCCTGTTTTTAATGCCAGGACTGACGGAAATGCATGCGCATATCCCGACGCCTAGTGACGGCGACGATACTAGGGTGAAGGAAGTCCTGTTTCTCTACTTGTCTCAGGGGGTGACAACTATCCGCGGTATGTTGGGCGATCCTTATCACCTAGGTCTCCGCAAACAAGCAGCTGACGGCACCGTGCTCAGCCCTCGAATATTTACGTCTAGCCCATCTATTAATGGGAATAGCGTCCAAACCATAGAAGAGGCCAGGTCAAAAGTGACGCAGTACAAAACGGATGGTTATGACTTTTTGAAAATCCATCCGGGTTTAACCCTCGAAGTGTTTAATGCAGTTGCTGCAACTGCTGATAAAGTGGGTATTCCTTTTTCAGGTCACGTGCCGATTCAAGTAGGGATAGAACGCGCCATCAATGCCGGATATGCCTCTATCGATCACCTGGATGGTTTGGTGGAAGGCTTGGTGCCCGCCACTGCTGGTGTGAAACCCGAAGAAAACGGCTTTTTCGGCTATAATTTTACGGAGGTAGCAGATGTTAATCAGCTGTCCAAATTAATTACGTTGGCCAAAGCCAAGGGCGTCTGGTTTGTTCCCACCCAGACCTTAATGACGCGATGGTTTGCGCCCACAAAACCGGAAGTGATCGGTAATGAACTGGAAATGAAATACATGCCCGCCGCAACCCTTTACCAATGGCGAATAAACAAGAACCGGATGTTGGAAGATGCTAATTATAACGTGGAACGTTGGGAGGCTTTTGTAATCCTCCGGGAGAAAATTCTACGTAATTTGCATAAATCTGGCGTTGGATTGCTGCTAGGCTCTGACGCCCCACAGGTTTACAATGTACCCGGGTTTTCCCTGCACCACGAGTTGCGCGATATGGCCAAGGCTGGCATTCCCAATTTGGCTATTCTGGAAAGTGGCACGGTCAATCCCGCACGTTTTTTTGGGAAAACAGGAGAATTTGGCACCATCGAAAAAGGGGCCGCTGCAGATTTTATCCTATTGGAAGCCAACCCGATAGTGGATGTTGCAAATGCCCAAAAGCAAGTCGGCGTGATGGTGGCCGGAAAATGGCTACCCAAAGCAGAGATTGACAAGCGATTGGCCGAAATTGCCCAACGAAATGCTCAATAG